A region from the Campylobacter subantarcticus LMG 24377 genome encodes:
- a CDS encoding replication-associated recombination protein A produces MTNLSLTFRPKTLDEVLGQENLVEIFKKFIQVSKLPHSVFFGPAGCGKTSFARAIAYEYKLDFYEFDGGNFKLEELRKILTKYENSLYKPLIFIDEVHRLSKTQQEMLLIPLENQKCLFIGASTENPYFTLTSGIRSRSMLFEFKGLEYKDLEKLATKVQEKFQCKIDDDAKDFLITSSANDARSFLNLCEFALALDSTHITLETLKKLRANVLSDGTSSKDTHYRLASSMIKSLRGSDVDASLYYLARLIDGGESADFIARRLVIFASEDISNANPQALNLATSTLIAVKNIGYPEARIILAQCVVFLASSPKSNSSYLAINEALNYVQNNPALKILPYLDNNNPQRKNYLYPHDFGGWVKQRYLEKDLKFYHSKGIGFEAQLDLWLNDMKRVKK; encoded by the coding sequence ATGACAAATTTAAGTTTAACTTTTCGTCCTAAAACTTTAGATGAGGTTTTAGGACAAGAAAATTTAGTAGAAATTTTTAAAAAATTCATACAAGTTTCAAAGCTTCCTCATAGTGTATTTTTTGGCCCAGCAGGTTGTGGAAAGACTTCTTTTGCAAGAGCGATAGCGTATGAATACAAACTCGACTTTTATGAGTTTGATGGAGGGAATTTTAAACTTGAAGAGCTTAGAAAAATACTAACTAAATATGAAAATTCTTTATATAAACCTTTGATCTTTATCGATGAGGTGCATAGGCTTTCAAAAACCCAACAAGAAATGCTTTTGATCCCTTTGGAAAATCAAAAATGCCTTTTCATAGGTGCAAGCACTGAAAACCCCTACTTTACTTTAACTTCAGGTATAAGAAGCAGAAGTATGCTTTTTGAATTTAAAGGTTTAGAGTATAAAGACTTAGAAAAACTTGCCACAAAGGTACAAGAAAAATTCCAATGCAAAATCGATGATGATGCCAAAGACTTTTTGATCACTTCTAGTGCAAATGATGCAAGAAGTTTTTTAAATTTATGTGAGTTTGCTTTGGCTTTAGATAGCACTCATATCACACTTGAAACTTTGAAAAAATTAAGAGCAAATGTTTTAAGCGATGGCACTTCAAGCAAAGACACACACTATAGACTAGCTAGTTCTATGATAAAAAGCTTAAGAGGAAGTGATGTAGATGCGAGTTTGTATTATCTTGCGAGGTTGATCGATGGGGGCGAAAGTGCGGATTTTATCGCTAGAAGATTAGTGATATTTGCAAGTGAAGATATCTCAAATGCAAACCCACAAGCACTTAACCTAGCCACAAGCACACTCATAGCAGTAAAAAACATAGGCTATCCTGAAGCTAGGATCATCTTGGCACAATGTGTGGTGTTTTTAGCAAGTTCGCCTAAGTCAAACTCAAGCTATCTTGCTATAAATGAAGCACTAAATTATGTACAAAACAACCCTGCATTAAAAATACTCCCTTATCTTGATAATAACAACCCACAAAGAAAAAACTACCTTTACCCGCATGATTTTGGGGGTTGGGTTAAGCAAAGATATCTAGAAAAAGATTTGAAATTTTATCATAGCAAAGGCATAGGTTTTGAAGCACAGCTAGACTTATGGCTAAATGATATGAAAAGAGTTAAAAAGTGA
- a CDS encoding DUF945 family protein codes for MKKIIAGVVVVVLLLVAFFATTFYINSINEKIFAQMSQNTDYYNVEDANYTKGFLNSKGSFLAQLNDLPYTFKVNVDFSNNFFASNNAVISVLNENEDLKNIFPNEEIFKILVSAKGDDIAINAKINDINFTHDNAQLIINNTAFKITATTESVKHMQLDLGYILVKQLSQDEKLEIQNMQISEFPLAKLSFSDIFTPSRNSEQNISIDKISFKSHSIFDLDKLKVFARTAPNAQSDYDSVLKLDLAKFNLEDEENLALNNIKLELNLNNLSKKAYDSLLQNSNMDIFSMMVLTSQFLKANPEIILNNLSFDKDGKKFDANGQAIFTENNIKSQFHANTEILPSQIWSIFGDFDNYFVDKNGTYMLDFIYDDTNKSDVTTIINGERLTINPQ; via the coding sequence ATGAAGAAAATTATCGCAGGTGTTGTGGTAGTGGTTTTGCTACTCGTAGCGTTTTTCGCAACAACTTTTTATATCAACTCTATCAATGAAAAAATCTTTGCTCAAATGAGTCAAAACACTGATTATTACAATGTTGAAGATGCAAATTATACCAAAGGCTTTTTAAATTCTAAAGGTAGCTTCCTAGCCCAGCTTAATGACTTGCCTTATACTTTTAAAGTAAACGTAGATTTCTCAAACAACTTCTTTGCAAGCAACAATGCTGTTATTTCTGTCTTAAATGAAAATGAAGATTTAAAAAATATCTTCCCAAATGAAGAAATTTTTAAAATTCTAGTTAGCGCAAAAGGCGATGATATAGCGATAAATGCAAAAATTAACGATATTAACTTTACGCATGATAATGCACAATTAATCATCAACAACACTGCTTTTAAAATCACAGCAACAACTGAATCTGTAAAGCATATGCAACTTGATTTGGGTTATATTTTAGTAAAACAGCTTTCACAGGATGAAAAACTAGAAATTCAAAATATGCAAATTTCTGAATTTCCTTTAGCTAAATTAAGCTTTAGTGATATCTTCACTCCTAGCAGAAATAGCGAACAAAACATAAGCATTGATAAGATCAGCTTTAAAAGCCATAGCATTTTTGATCTTGATAAGTTAAAAGTTTTTGCAAGAACCGCACCTAATGCACAAAGTGATTATGATAGTGTTTTAAAACTTGATCTTGCTAAATTTAACCTAGAAGATGAGGAAAACCTAGCCTTAAATAACATCAAACTAGAACTAAATCTCAACAATCTTTCAAAAAAAGCTTATGATAGTTTATTGCAAAATTCAAATATGGATATTTTCTCTATGATGGTTTTAACAAGTCAATTTTTAAAAGCAAATCCTGAAATCATCTTAAACAACCTTAGTTTTGATAAAGATGGTAAAAAATTTGATGCGAATGGACAAGCCATTTTCACAGAAAACAACATCAAATCACAATTTCATGCAAATACTGAAATTCTTCCAAGCCAAATTTGGTCTATTTTTGGAGACTTTGATAATTATTTTGTAGATAAAAATGGCACTTATATGCTTGATTTTATCTATGATGATACTAACAAAAGCGATGTTACTACCATTATCAATGGTGAAAGACTTACCATAAATCCACAATGA
- a CDS encoding DEAD/DEAH box helicase has protein sequence MKQEIIELQNEAVNSLFNLAIQGKENITLKAPTGSGKTYMMASLMNKMLEIDDDFIFIVSTLSKGKLAGQNFESFANLSLNTFTKLNPFYISSGAENTKNTEYSLYIDINHNVFVLPTSQYTKASRISKEKSLLVFLETCKNLGKKIILIRDESHIATNLLNELSNYFTQVINFSATPKNDQFDVCISENDAVNANLIKKVEYIEDEEDLESGLSKALDKFKSIKAVYNKEGIVPAFIIQISNQNNAEYEMEIIKKVLKEKDLKWVCFVEKENGYESNSRLEKVKNKSLWQNYVKQNDFPIDVVIFKMVITEGFDMPRACMLYQVRNSQSKQLDEQVIGRIRRNPCLTYFEKLDKNTQEIFSTAYVYGIKPKEDQNKRTKVKLKGEINKGLFENEIIKEFAPFKITVLREVALDDIDISDCINNDIEYYNESIFKAYKKFQSCSDKVKEKQRDFVTDFNKWFVFNANLDNISNKVSSVVEDYEKYGDVVEVQLRDDIYSFFDSNGSSVIFTDWIWESKGSRFQFDSEAEEEWFTILANLKDICCKKIKINNVEVSLFGKNFIDKSNIKFDYYHTRKHTSYPDFIFKDKQNKIHIFEVKSVNKSSSSNIDETSYKEKIEKLKEAYIYASEKTGYIFYLPVKIDNNWKIWKCENGVVKENINEEMFVEYMKGKK, from the coding sequence ATGAAACAAGAAATTATAGAACTACAAAATGAAGCTGTAAATTCCTTGTTTAATTTAGCTATACAAGGGAAAGAAAATATCACCTTAAAAGCACCCACTGGAAGTGGTAAAACATATATGATGGCAAGCTTGATGAATAAAATGCTAGAAATCGATGATGATTTTATCTTTATAGTTTCTACTCTTTCTAAAGGAAAATTAGCAGGACAAAATTTTGAAAGTTTTGCAAATTTATCTTTAAATACTTTTACAAAATTAAACCCTTTTTACATTAGCAGTGGTGCAGAAAATACAAAAAATACAGAATATAGTCTATATATTGATATAAATCATAATGTGTTTGTTTTGCCTACTTCACAATATACTAAAGCAAGTAGAATTAGTAAAGAAAAAAGCTTATTAGTATTTTTAGAAACTTGCAAAAATCTAGGTAAAAAAATAATTTTAATAAGAGATGAAAGCCATATAGCTACAAATCTGCTAAATGAGTTATCAAATTATTTTACTCAAGTTATTAATTTTTCAGCTACTCCCAAAAACGATCAATTTGATGTTTGTATATCAGAAAATGACGCTGTTAATGCAAATTTGATTAAAAAAGTAGAATATATAGAAGATGAAGAAGATTTAGAAAGTGGATTAAGCAAAGCTTTAGATAAATTTAAAAGCATTAAAGCAGTTTATAATAAAGAAGGGATAGTTCCTGCTTTTATAATACAAATTTCTAATCAAAATAATGCAGAATATGAAATGGAAATCATCAAAAAAGTTTTGAAAGAAAAAGATTTAAAATGGGTATGTTTTGTAGAAAAAGAAAATGGCTATGAAAGTAATAGTAGATTAGAAAAAGTAAAAAATAAAAGCCTGTGGCAAAACTATGTTAAACAAAATGATTTTCCTATTGATGTTGTAATCTTTAAAATGGTTATAACAGAAGGCTTTGATATGCCTAGAGCTTGTATGCTTTATCAAGTTAGAAATTCACAATCTAAACAACTTGATGAGCAAGTTATTGGGCGTATAAGGCGTAATCCTTGTTTAACATATTTTGAAAAATTAGATAAAAATACTCAAGAAATTTTTAGCACAGCTTATGTTTATGGTATAAAACCTAAAGAAGATCAAAATAAACGCACAAAAGTGAAATTAAAGGGTGAAATTAATAAAGGTTTATTTGAAAACGAAATAATTAAAGAATTTGCTCCATTTAAAATCACTGTTCTTAGAGAGGTTGCTTTAGATGATATAGATATATCAGATTGTATTAACAATGATATAGAATACTATAATGAGTCTATTTTTAAAGCTTATAAAAAATTTCAATCTTGTAGTGATAAAGTAAAAGAAAAGCAAAGAGATTTTGTTACAGATTTTAATAAATGGTTTGTGTTTAATGCTAATTTAGATAATATCAGCAATAAGGTAAGTTCTGTTGTTGAAGATTATGAAAAATATGGAGATGTAGTTGAAGTTCAATTAAGAGATGATATTTATAGTTTTTTTGATAGCAATGGAAGTTCAGTTATATTTACTGATTGGATATGGGAAAGTAAAGGAAGTAGATTTCAATTTGATAGTGAAGCTGAAGAGGAGTGGTTTACAATCCTTGCTAATTTAAAAGATATATGTTGCAAAAAAATAAAAATTAATAATGTAGAAGTTTCTTTATTTGGTAAGAATTTCATAGATAAATCAAATATTAAATTTGATTATTATCACACAAGAAAACACACAAGTTATCCCGACTTTATCTTTAAAGATAAGCAAAATAAAATTCATATTTTTGAAGTAAAAAGTGTAAATAAAAGTAGTTCTTCAAATATAGATGAGACTTCATATAAAGAAAAAATTGAAAAACTAAAAGAAGCTTATATTTATGCAAGTGAAAAAACAGGGTATATTTTTTACCTTCCCGTGAAAATTGATAATAATTGGAAAATATGGAAATGTGAAAATGGAGTGGTTAAAGAAAATATAAATGAAGAAATGTTTGTTGAATATATGAAAGGTAAAAAGTAG